Genomic DNA from Haloplanus sp. HW8-1:
ACCGTATGCTCGCCAGCTGGGAGCGGAAATCGTTCGGTACGGAGTCGCTTGTGTGCTTCAACCGATGGAGTGGTATCTTCGCCGACTCCCGTGTAACCATCCCCATGAAGCTGAACGATAGTTCGTTCGAATGTCCGATGACTCGTTTCGATCCGTTTCTCTTCGAAGGTTATGTCTTCGACCGTGACTAGTAATGACTGGAGTGTGTCGTACAGGTCGGAACGTTCGTTATGGTGTTTCCAGTCATTCTCCCTCCCAGTGTCAACCATATCTCTGGTTAGGGCACTCTAGTGACGTAATCTCTTTCTGAAGTAGTAGGTCAGTAGAGTAAAACGCCTGGGCTCCTTGCCGAGTTCCCATTTCCCAGCCAGAGCGTATAGACGGACTCAGCTGGTCTCTGTCACCCACTGGGCGACCTGCTGGCTATACGTATCGTACACGGAGAGGCTTGTTTGGAGGGTTTCGTAGACCTCTTCGTAGTCAACATGCCCGTACTCGTGAGCAAGCACGTTCCGAAAACCGATTGCGGCGACGAGTGTCTTGGCCGTCTCTTCATCGATGATTCTCTCACGAGAGAGTACGCGAATCGCATCCTTGGATGTCGTTCCGTCGAACCCGAACTCGCGTGTGGCGATGTGTTGAGCGAGATCCGCACACGCCTGAATTGCGTTTTCGAACATCCGTTCGACGGCGCGTTGCTCGGTCGTACTCGAGAGAAACTCACCACGGGAGAGTGTCTCCTGCTTGGCTTTGAGTTCGCCATGATACTGCTCGATCTGTTCGAGTTTGACCGAAACGACTCGTTC
This window encodes:
- the hepT gene encoding type VII toxin-antitoxin system HepT family RNase toxin encodes the protein MVDERVVSVKLEQIEQYHGELKAKQETLSRGEFLSSTTEQRAVERMFENAIQACADLAQHIATREFGFDGTTSKDAIRVLSRERIIDEETAKTLVAAIGFRNVLAHEYGHVDYEEVYETLQTSLSVYDTYSQQVAQWVTETS